In one Chitinophaga sancti genomic region, the following are encoded:
- a CDS encoding ABC transporter permease — translation MFYNYIKIGWRNLMRQKVFSAINIVGMTVAFCVAFLLGIAAYFEWSYDQFHTNKNGVFLVYTAERMVDGSVQNNSSHAAVFGPTIEKECSAVQAASRFAWDYEAVSYKEKSLDLSVNFVDPAFLSMFSFPVLEGDKNALRQASHILITKKAADKLFPGESPIGKLVQINMNNHLQPFTIAGIMADVPRNSSISFEVLCSFQNVISALPDPNTWDNQAYQVFVQLRPHTSPTMLETQMNDVIQRYRTNKLSSMKENGVTPGADGKLLSMHTLPLADMHFREEGNTGGGINPFYPWMLVIMALLIVGTASINFINLSMGRSFTRAGEIGLRKALGAVRNQLIMQFWCEALIVCTVAFIASLVLGALLLPAFNRLFSYHLSFSILLNVKLISWTIVAFFFVTVLAGGYPAWLVARTNLIEVLKGKMSLGKSGFLRNTLIIVQFVVAVLLISSTAILWQQLNYLRTRPMGFDTEQVISVPITGNVDATKVLARIQQQLNGDPHVISSTASYMNLGAGLAGGESTWKVGFDFKGHEAKAVWVPVEYDYLQTLGLKLVAGRDFSRSYGADSNTVIVNEKLAATLDGGKDVIGQHFEFDGQQIQIIGIIKDFNFKSLRQGIGPLALKLTPSLGAAAIFVKVKPADLPGAMAAVEKAWRAVVPQGDFKGSFLNENVNRMYEAEARLATIIVCSAVLAILISCMGLFAVAVLVIGQRNREIGIRKVMGASVGSIVTLLSAGFLKLVAIAIVIASPMAWYIMSTWLQHFAYRIQIQWWLFILVGLAALIIAFFTISIQTIRTAFMNPVKSIKTA, via the coding sequence ATGTTCTATAACTATATAAAAATAGGATGGCGCAACCTGATGCGTCAGAAAGTTTTTTCTGCGATTAATATTGTGGGAATGACGGTCGCCTTTTGTGTTGCCTTTCTCTTAGGTATTGCGGCTTATTTTGAATGGTCTTACGATCAGTTTCACACAAATAAAAATGGTGTCTTCCTGGTATATACGGCTGAACGTATGGTAGATGGAAGCGTGCAAAATAATAGTAGTCATGCTGCGGTATTTGGACCTACCATTGAAAAGGAGTGTAGTGCAGTGCAGGCGGCTAGCCGTTTTGCCTGGGATTATGAAGCCGTTTCTTACAAAGAGAAATCACTGGACCTGTCAGTAAATTTCGTAGATCCTGCTTTTCTTTCTATGTTCAGTTTCCCTGTGCTGGAAGGAGATAAAAATGCATTGCGGCAGGCCAGTCATATTTTGATTACTAAAAAGGCTGCAGACAAATTGTTCCCTGGGGAATCTCCCATTGGCAAGCTGGTGCAGATTAACATGAATAATCATTTGCAGCCTTTCACTATTGCAGGTATAATGGCAGATGTACCACGTAATAGCAGTATCAGTTTTGAAGTGCTTTGTAGTTTTCAGAATGTAATATCTGCGTTACCGGATCCTAATACCTGGGATAACCAGGCTTACCAGGTATTTGTACAGCTGCGGCCTCATACCAGCCCTACTATGCTGGAAACGCAAATGAATGACGTCATTCAACGCTACAGGACCAATAAACTGAGCAGCATGAAGGAGAATGGGGTTACGCCTGGTGCTGATGGCAAATTATTATCTATGCATACTTTGCCCCTGGCAGATATGCATTTCAGAGAAGAGGGGAATACAGGAGGGGGAATCAACCCGTTTTATCCCTGGATGTTGGTGATCATGGCGCTGCTGATTGTAGGTACTGCCAGCATCAATTTCATCAATCTGAGTATGGGCAGATCTTTTACCCGGGCAGGGGAGATAGGGTTGCGGAAGGCATTGGGAGCAGTACGTAATCAACTTATTATGCAGTTCTGGTGTGAGGCCCTGATTGTTTGTACAGTTGCATTCATTGCCAGTCTTGTTTTGGGAGCATTGCTGTTACCTGCTTTCAACCGTTTATTCAGTTATCACCTGAGCTTTTCCATCTTATTGAATGTAAAATTGATAAGCTGGACGATTGTCGCCTTCTTCTTTGTAACAGTACTGGCAGGCGGTTATCCTGCATGGCTGGTGGCCCGTACCAACCTGATTGAAGTGCTGAAAGGCAAAATGAGCCTGGGCAAAAGTGGTTTCCTGAGAAACACTTTGATCATCGTGCAGTTTGTGGTGGCAGTATTACTTATCAGTTCTACGGCTATCCTCTGGCAACAGCTTAATTACCTCCGTACCCGGCCTATGGGCTTTGATACAGAGCAGGTGATCAGTGTTCCGATAACGGGCAATGTAGATGCTACTAAAGTACTGGCTCGTATACAACAGCAACTGAATGGAGATCCACATGTTATTTCCAGCACCGCCTCTTACATGAACCTGGGAGCTGGCCTGGCTGGTGGGGAATCTACCTGGAAAGTAGGTTTTGACTTTAAGGGACATGAAGCAAAAGCGGTATGGGTACCGGTGGAATATGATTATCTGCAAACATTAGGACTAAAGCTGGTGGCTGGCAGAGATTTCTCCAGGTCATACGGGGCTGACTCCAATACGGTGATCGTGAATGAAAAGCTGGCGGCGACATTAGATGGCGGAAAGGATGTGATAGGTCAGCATTTTGAGTTCGACGGACAGCAAATACAGATTATTGGAATTATAAAAGACTTTAACTTTAAATCACTGCGTCAGGGGATTGGCCCCCTGGCATTGAAACTAACGCCTTCATTGGGGGCAGCAGCTATATTTGTAAAGGTAAAACCCGCTGACCTGCCGGGTGCAATGGCAGCTGTGGAGAAGGCCTGGAGAGCGGTGGTGCCACAGGGAGACTTTAAAGGTTCGTTTCTGAATGAGAATGTAAACCGGATGTACGAAGCTGAGGCCAGGTTAGCGACCATTATTGTTTGTAGTGCTGTACTGGCCATCCTTATTTCTTGTATGGGTTTGTTTGCAGTAGCCGTACTGGTGATCGGGCAGCGTAACAGGGAGATAGGTATCCGCAAGGTAATGGGTGCTTCTGTAGGCAGTATTGTTACCCTGCTGTCAGCAGGATTTTTGAAACTGGTGGCTATTGCCATTGTGATTGCTAGCCCAATGGCCTGGTATATTATGAGTACCTGGCTACAGCATTTTGCTTATCGTATCCAAATCCAATGGTGGTTATTTATCCTCGTTGGACTGGCAGCGCTCATTATAGCATTTTTTACTATCAGTATACAAACGATAAGAACAGCATTCATGAATCCTGTAAAATCGATCAAAACAGCATAA
- a CDS encoding ABC transporter ATP-binding protein, with protein sequence MIQLKHISKYYPVGFGKNEILKDIDLTIFEGEFVSIMGPSGSGKSTLLHILGLLEEPSQGEYLFEGEPVHKMNEKKRTQLHRGSIGFVFQAYHLIDELTVYENIETPLLYKNIPSAERKSRVADVLDRFNIVAKKDLFPNQLSGGQQQLVGIARAIVAEPRVILADEPTGNLHSDQAKEIMELFKQLNQRDKITIIQVTHSELNATYGQRIIQIRDGKIA encoded by the coding sequence ATGATACAGCTTAAACACATTTCAAAATATTATCCCGTAGGATTTGGCAAAAATGAAATATTGAAAGATATTGACCTCACAATATTTGAAGGAGAGTTTGTATCCATTATGGGTCCTTCCGGCTCAGGAAAATCTACCTTACTGCATATCCTGGGATTACTGGAAGAACCTTCACAGGGAGAATACTTATTCGAAGGAGAGCCGGTACACAAGATGAATGAGAAGAAGCGTACCCAGTTGCACCGTGGCTCCATCGGTTTTGTGTTCCAGGCTTATCACCTGATAGATGAACTGACGGTTTATGAAAACATAGAAACACCACTTTTATATAAGAACATCCCATCAGCGGAAAGAAAGAGCCGTGTAGCAGATGTACTTGACAGGTTTAATATTGTAGCAAAGAAGGATTTGTTTCCCAATCAGCTTTCCGGCGGACAGCAACAACTGGTGGGCATTGCCCGTGCCATAGTAGCTGAACCGAGGGTGATACTGGCCGACGAACCCACTGGTAATCTACATTCTGATCAGGCAAAAGAGATCATGGAATTATTCAAGCAGCTTAACCAAAGAGACAAGATCACCATTATACAGGTTACACACTCCGAGTTAAACGCAACCTACGGTCAGCGAATTATACAAATCCGCGACGGGAAAATCGCATAA
- a CDS encoding TolC family protein, with protein MKLSKYPGCVLAICLLLANTVATKAQDTWSLQRSVDYALANNIDIRQQSVQKRLAELTLKQSKLVQIPTLSGGVNGNFANGRSIDPNTNSFITSAVTSYSAGLSAGANIFNFFYQQNVIASNKYNYQAQDKLLEKARNDVAFNIATAFLQILLNTEQVHISEVQVKLTMDNLANTKKLVIAGSVPESNQADLEAQLATDSVTLVNAQNQVIQSTLQMKALLNLSFDQPYVPQIPDNIAEIPLPRLDEVDPEMVYSAANSNNPLIKADQLLVKSSERSYAAYRAQMYPSITASGQAYSSYANSAKNATPVSIKTVEDVQIGTVDVGASTYKVYTKSYTYNYEFSTIPLSTQLDNNFKQTLGLSLNIPILNGWTYRTNMQKAKLNIETQKLTMEKDNQKLRQDIYTAHANAVSAIQKYYAASRGVDASQKAYDFATKRFDLGLMNTIDYITTQSKLFNAQINKVSAQYDYIFKMKLLEFYRDQKIAL; from the coding sequence ATGAAATTATCCAAGTACCCGGGATGTGTCCTGGCAATTTGTTTGTTGTTGGCTAACACTGTAGCAACTAAAGCACAGGATACCTGGAGCCTTCAGCGTTCCGTAGATTATGCCCTGGCGAATAACATCGATATCAGGCAGCAGTCCGTTCAGAAAAGATTGGCTGAACTGACGCTGAAGCAAAGTAAGCTTGTACAGATACCAACCCTGAGCGGTGGGGTGAATGGTAACTTTGCAAACGGGCGTAGTATTGACCCCAATACCAACAGCTTCATTACCTCTGCGGTAACCTCTTATAGTGCAGGCTTGTCAGCAGGTGCGAACATCTTTAATTTCTTCTATCAGCAGAATGTAATTGCATCCAATAAGTACAATTATCAGGCACAGGATAAGTTGTTGGAAAAAGCCAGGAACGATGTTGCCTTTAATATTGCGACTGCTTTTTTACAAATATTGCTGAATACGGAGCAGGTGCATATCAGTGAGGTGCAGGTAAAGCTGACCATGGACAACCTTGCAAATACCAAAAAGCTGGTAATAGCGGGTTCTGTACCGGAAAGTAATCAGGCAGACCTGGAAGCACAGCTGGCTACAGATAGTGTAACGCTGGTAAATGCCCAGAACCAGGTAATTCAGTCTACGCTGCAAATGAAAGCCCTGTTGAACCTGAGTTTTGATCAGCCTTATGTTCCACAGATCCCTGATAATATTGCGGAGATTCCTTTGCCAAGGCTGGACGAGGTAGATCCTGAGATGGTATATAGTGCAGCAAATTCTAATAACCCGCTGATAAAAGCAGATCAGTTGCTGGTAAAATCCAGTGAGCGATCTTATGCTGCTTACAGGGCACAAATGTACCCATCCATCACAGCTTCCGGGCAGGCGTATAGCAGTTATGCAAACAGTGCGAAGAATGCTACGCCGGTTTCAATTAAAACTGTTGAGGATGTACAGATCGGAACAGTGGATGTAGGTGCTTCCACCTATAAGGTATATACTAAGTCTTATACCTATAATTATGAGTTTTCCACCATTCCATTAAGCACGCAGCTTGACAACAACTTTAAGCAGACCCTTGGCCTGTCTCTCAATATTCCTATTTTGAATGGCTGGACTTACCGCACCAATATGCAGAAGGCAAAACTGAATATTGAAACGCAGAAGCTGACGATGGAAAAGGATAACCAGAAACTGCGTCAGGATATTTATACCGCCCATGCAAATGCAGTATCTGCTATACAAAAGTATTATGCAGCATCCAGAGGTGTAGATGCATCCCAGAAGGCATATGATTTTGCCACTAAACGATTTGATCTGGGTTTAATGAATACGATTGACTATATTACTACACAAAGCAAGTTGTTCAATGCGCAGATCAATAAGGTTTCCGCGCAATACGACTATATATTTAAAATGAAGCTTCTGGAGTTTTACAGGGATCAAAAAATAGCGCTGTAG
- a CDS encoding efflux RND transporter periplasmic adaptor subunit produces MKKKRKKTLIWILVIVFLIIVSIWVTVASKRSEGIKVAIEQAGYKDIIEVVSANGKVYPETEVKVSSDVSGEIVDLPVIEGDSVRKGQVLVKIYADVYGSMRDKANAALSQAQAQQANSAASLAAYKAKLDQTKLAYDRNKELFAQKVVSRSEFETAEGTYRSALADYNAAVESVNSNRFAVASARAGLTEANTNLNRTTIVAPMNGIVSLLPMKKGERVVGTAQMTGTEIMRIADLNTMEVQVDVGENDIPRVKYNDTAIIEVDAYNSRKFKGIVTQIASSSKNAATSTSTTASSADQVTNYVVHIRILQESYKDLITGKKPYPFRPGMSASVDIQTQRKNNVLSVPINAVTKERGENAKDNNEVVFMLQPDKTVKQVRVTTGVQDNDYIEILSGIKKGEAVVTAPYAAVSKDLANDKKVKVVAKKDLFEGTANQ; encoded by the coding sequence ATGAAGAAAAAAAGAAAAAAGACACTCATCTGGATACTTGTTATTGTTTTCCTGATCATTGTTTCCATTTGGGTTACCGTTGCCAGCAAGCGATCTGAGGGTATTAAGGTTGCTATAGAGCAGGCCGGATATAAAGACATTATAGAAGTAGTGTCTGCGAACGGAAAGGTTTACCCGGAAACAGAAGTAAAAGTCAGTTCTGACGTATCCGGTGAAATCGTTGACCTTCCGGTCATAGAAGGAGATTCCGTAAGAAAAGGACAGGTTCTGGTAAAGATCTATGCAGATGTGTATGGTTCTATGAGGGATAAAGCCAATGCCGCCCTCAGCCAGGCACAGGCCCAGCAGGCTAATAGTGCTGCCTCACTGGCCGCTTACAAAGCTAAACTGGATCAGACTAAGCTGGCGTATGATCGTAATAAAGAATTGTTTGCCCAGAAGGTAGTGTCCCGCAGTGAGTTTGAAACCGCAGAGGGAACCTATCGCTCTGCCCTGGCAGATTATAACGCTGCCGTAGAATCGGTGAACAGTAACCGTTTTGCTGTAGCCAGCGCCCGCGCAGGCCTTACAGAAGCCAATACTAACCTGAACAGAACTACTATCGTTGCGCCTATGAATGGGATCGTATCCCTGTTGCCTATGAAGAAAGGCGAGCGTGTGGTAGGTACTGCACAGATGACCGGTACAGAAATTATGCGTATAGCCGATCTGAATACAATGGAAGTACAGGTTGATGTGGGAGAAAACGATATTCCCCGTGTAAAATACAACGACACTGCCATCATAGAGGTCGATGCCTATAATAGCCGCAAGTTCAAAGGGATCGTCACCCAGATAGCGAGTTCCAGTAAAAATGCAGCTACCAGCACTTCAACAACGGCATCTTCTGCTGACCAGGTTACGAATTATGTAGTGCACATCCGTATTCTGCAGGAGAGCTACAAGGACCTGATCACTGGCAAAAAACCTTACCCTTTCCGCCCGGGCATGAGTGCATCCGTCGATATTCAAACCCAGCGCAAGAATAACGTACTTTCAGTTCCTATCAATGCTGTGACCAAAGAGAGAGGTGAAAATGCAAAAGATAATAACGAAGTGGTGTTCATGCTGCAGCCTGATAAAACAGTTAAGCAGGTGAGGGTAACTACCGGTGTGCAGGATAATGATTACATAGAAATCCTGTCAGGGATTAAAAAAGGAGAGGCAGTGGTGACAGCACCTTATGCAGCCGTGTCCAAAGACCTGGCAAATGATAAGAAAGTGAAGGTGGTCGCTAAGAAGGATCTCTTTGAAGGCACTGCTAACCAATAA